The following coding sequences lie in one Lolium perenne isolate Kyuss_39 chromosome 2, Kyuss_2.0, whole genome shotgun sequence genomic window:
- the LOC127323440 gene encoding uncharacterized protein, with translation MDLGLGLRRRRDMSPQRRNGAPDRDHIASDDQGPPSPSPAPPSARSHHLRSLVSRIRRYSGRVPPTGPAFQTALPAVGHLSLHQADHPADAPAAPTASALDSTALDSRALPTSPAAPSADHLGPSADHQVRTLPRLQTSDYDIRGPDAPVVPALYSVGLVMSPAPSAGDSRSYAYAADYSHRGGLDSTPTSPTASPEALNKARFTRDNVLYAFSFLCLHTIHRNMKDIEDAWYAGFKEFFILMMVVCFGMIGVGVMANTSTPMSETNNMISAMLVHLGS, from the exons ATGGACCTGGGCTtgggcctccgccgtcgccgcgacATGTCGCCGCAGCGGCGGAACGGTGCTCCCGACCGTGACCACATTGCCTCCGATGATCAAGgtcctccctctccctctcctgcaCCGCCTTCCGCGAGGTCGCACCACCTCAGGTCGCTCGTGTCCCGCATCCGGCGCTACTCCGGGCGTGTGCCTCCGACGGGGCCCGCCTTCCAGACGGCGCTCCCCGCCGTCGGCCATCTCAGTCTGCACCAAGCCGACCACCCAGCCGACGCTCCGGCCGCGCCCACCGCCTCCGCCCTGGACTCCACCGCGCTGGACTCGCGTGCTCTTCCGACATCACCCGCCGCTCCCTCCGCTGACCACCTTGGCCCCTCCGCCGACCACCAAGTCCGCACGCTGCCTCGCCTCCAGACCTCCGACTACGACATCCGCGGTCCGGACGCGCCCGTCGTCCCCGCGCTGTACTCGGTCGGTCTTGTGATGTCACCGGCGCCCTCCGCTGGGGACTCGAGGTCCTACGCCTACGCTGCCGACTACTCTCACCGCGGTGGTCTTGACTCGACGCCAACATCGCCTACCGCCTCCCCCGAAGCGCTGAACAAG GCACGATTTACTCGAGATAATGTGTTGTACGCATTTTCGTTTCTGTGTCTTCACACGATTCATCGGAACATGAAGGACATTGAAGATGCTTGGTACGCTGGATTTAAGGAGTTCTTTATTCTAATGATGGTGGTATGCTTTGGAATGATAGGGGTCGGTGTCATGGCAAACACTTCGACACCTATGTCCGAAACCAACAACATGATCTCAGCCATGCTCGTACATCTTGGATCTTGA